In Uranotaenia lowii strain MFRU-FL chromosome 2, ASM2978415v1, whole genome shotgun sequence, one genomic interval encodes:
- the LOC129742232 gene encoding PI-PLC X domain-containing protein 2-like yields MFFNKNVPIKLFSLIIFITTIDAQIYGDVYETSRSDIQFTVPANDPKWLTINWINFRSPAVHIILANDPLVRTFRKTDSWIFGTRWIYDVGNGDQQALFVIKPMNSSGTTRTVSYDPNTMNSANVTTGCYGYYAYKVDQTGQVLSSFCTKLYPSWMYDLRFHLGRFRIRELFIPGSHDSAAYNDGSINPNVFLNRYALAQDDTIRQQLLRGVRYLDLRIGYEKLLNPQFWTAHGVVRWRPLINDLEQVRNFAKETQEIIILDMHQFEYGLNNSSIHDQLVEIFYNTLSDVLVSPSIGWNGTLQDIWSSGRNVILSYNNIEVVNKYPKLLWPPIEQKWANVRDVNLLLSYLTEVHRQLAENKTSFQPVADMAELTPTIVGIITGTDLDLRTTADQVNPRLHDRYFGEFCSTANIVAVDFLQGTSVVDAAIHCNLKRTPRKFTN; encoded by the exons atgtttttcaataagaatgttccgataaaacttttcagtttgatcatttttataacTACTATAGATGCACAAATATATG GAGATGTATATGAGACCTCACGATCCGATATTCAATTCACGGTACCTGCCAACGATCCGAAATGGTTGACGATTAATTGGATTAACTTCCGGAGCCCTGCTGTCCACATTATTTTGGCAAACGATCCCTTAGTACGAACATTCAGGAAAACAGATTCCTGGATTTTCGGAACCCGATGGATCTACGATGTAGGAAATGGCGATCAACAAGCTTTGTTTGTAATTAAACCGATGAATTCTTCCGGAACTACTCGAACTG tttcttACGATCCAAATACCATGAACAGCGCTAACGTAACGACTGGTTGTTACGGATACTATGCCTACAAGGTTGATCAAACTGGCCAGGTTCTATCTAGCTTCTGCACCAAATTGTATCCCAGCTGGATGTACGATCTTAGGTTTCATTTGGGCAGATTTCGAATTCGGGAACTTTTTATTCCGGGATCCCATGATTCCGCTGCCTATAATGATGGGTCTATAAATCCAAACGTTTTCCTAAATCGCTATGCCCTGGCCCAAGACGACACGATTCGTCAACAGCTTTTGAGAGGCGTTCGCTATCTGGATCTTAGAATTGGTTATGAAAAGTTGTTGAATCCACAGTTCTGGACCGCACATGGAGTAGTAAGATGGCGTCCACTGATCAACGATCTGGAACAAGTAAGAAACTTCGCAAAGGAAACTCAGGAAATCATCATCTTAGATATGCATCAGTTCGAATATGGATTGAACAACAGTTCTATCCATGATCAGTTGGTAGAAATATTCTACAACACTCTGAGTGACGTTCTGGTTAGCCCCTCGATTGGATGGAACGGAACGCTGCAGGATATCTGGTCCTCCGGAAGAAATGTAATTCTAAGCTACAATAACATCGAAGTGGTTAACAAATATCCAAAGCTACTGTGGCCGCCCATAGAACAAAAATGGGCGAATGTAAGAGATGTGAATTTGTTACTCAGCTACCTAACGGAAGTCCACCGACAACTGGCAGAAAATAAAACTTCATTTCAACCGGTAGCGGACATGGCAGAGCTTACGCCAACAATAGTGGGAATCATCACTGGAACGGATCTGGATCTTCGAACCACGGCGGACCAGGTTAATCCTCGATTGCATGACAGATACTTTGGCGAATTTTGTTCAACGGCCAACATTGTTGCCGTGGATTTTCTTCAAGGGACGAGCGTGGTCGATGCCGCTATTCACTGTAATTTGAAACGAACTCCTCGAAAGTTTACGAattaa